One stretch of Tribolium castaneum strain GA2 chromosome 5, icTriCast1.1, whole genome shotgun sequence DNA includes these proteins:
- the LOC657938 gene encoding juvenile hormone esterase-like, whose translation MLTIVWLCLLVTLASGAPEADTTQGRLRGKYQTTKGNRTFSAFEGIPFAKPPLGALRFKAPVPGDKWDGVKEATSRHNVCPQRDIYRRATLIEGDEDCLYLNVYTPQVGQSATPLPVMVFFHGGGWLCGGGNSMWYGPEILLDRDVVLVVPNYRLGALGFLSTGDSVCPGNNGMKDQNLALRWVKDNIGEFGGDASKITIFGESAGGASVQLHMVSPLSKGLFHTAISQSGTAHCLWAVAPENQGAKHAKMLAEEFGCDTGSSEALVECLRHIPVYDLVAKDQIFMKWDTDPMIPFKPTIEPATEGAFLVEHPSETMKKGTFSQVPWIVGLNTNDGALRAAGIFGNPYLIDELDDKFNEVVPISLLYDETSSRAKEVTNKIRKFYFGASKITESSRFDVVDMYTDGWFLNGADEAIRYYLKYGKKPVYYYLFGHRGVASFTEIFGDKEKDYGVCHADELQYLFPIGDGLFPDKPPSPDDKKMAKIMTTLWTNFAKFGDPTPVTNEDIPNKWTPVISKDMEYYNINLDSLEMRQGLFKSRAEFWRSLPIHAKTQEIKDEL comes from the exons ATGTTGACTATAGTCTGGTTGTGCCTCTTGGTGACGCTGGCGTCGGGGGCGCCCGAGGCCGACACCACCCAGGGCCGGCTCCGGGGGAAGTACCAGACGACGAAAGGCAACCGCACCTTCAGCGCCTTCGAGGGCATTCCCTTCGCCAAGCCGCCCTTGGGGGCCCTCAGATTTAAG GCGCCGGTCCCTGGGGATAAGTGGGATGGGGTCAAGGAGGCCACCTCCAGGCACAACGTGTGCCCACAGAGGGATATCTACAGGAGGGCCACGCTGATTGAGGGGGACGAGGACTGCCTCTACCTCAATGTTTATACGCCACAG GTGGGTCAATCTGCCACCCCTCTACCTGTCATGGTGTTCTTCCACGGGGGCGGTTGGCTTTGTGGCGGCGGCAACTCCATGTGGTACGGCCCCGAAATTCTCCTTGACCGTGACGTTGTCCTTGTTGTCCCCAATTACAGATTAG GAGCGCTGGGATTCCTAAGCACTGGGGACTCCGTCTGTCCCGGAAACAACGGCATGAAGGACCAGAACCTGGCCCTGAGGTGGGTCAAAGACAACATCGGGGAATTCGGGGGCGATGCCTCAAAAATCACTATTTTTGGCGAATCGGCAGGCGGTGCCAGCGTCCAGCTGCACATGGTGTCCCCTCTCAGCAAAG gGCTTTTCCACACGGCAATCTCACAGAGCGGCACCGCGCACTGTCTCTGGGCCGTGGCACCCGAAAATCAAGGGGCCAAACATGCCAAAATGTTGGCTGAGGAATTTGGGTGCGATACCGGTTCAAGTGAGGCTTTAGTCGAGTGTTTGAGGCACATTCCTGTCTATGATCTAGTCGCCAAagaccaaatttttatg AAATGGGACACTGATCCCATGATTCCCTTCAAACCGACCATTGAACCCGCCACTGAAGGTGCCTTCCTAGTCGAACACCCCAGCGAGACCATGAAAAAAGGTACTTTCAGTCAAGTACCATGGATCGTGGGGTTGAATACCAACGATGGGGCGCTTCGCGCCGCTGGTATTTTTGGTAACCCGTATTTAATTGACGAACTTGACGACAAGTTCAATGAAGTTGTGCCCATTTCGCTACTTTACGACGAGACAAGTAGTAGGGCTAAGGAAGTGACCAacaaaattcgcaaattttACTTTGGGGCGTCGAAAATTACCGAAAGTTCGCGCTTTGATGTTGTGGAT ATGTACACTGATGGCTGGTTCCTGAACGGTGCCGACGAGGCCATTCGGTACTACCTCAAATATGGCAAAAAGCcggtctattattatttatttggccATCGTGGCGTTGCCAGTTTTACCGAAATTTTCGGAGACAAGGAAAAGGACTATGGAGTGTGTCACGCGGACGAACTTCAGTACCTATTCCCCATAGGTGATGGGCTTTTCCCAGACAAGCCCCCAAGTCCGGACGACAAAAAAATGGCCAAAATCATGACCACACTTTGGaccaattttgcaaaattcggCGATCCAACTCCAGTTACCAACGAAGACATCCCAAATAAGTGGACTCCTGTCATATCTAAAGACATGGAATACTACAACATCAACCTGGACAGCCTGGAAATGAGACAAGGACTGTTCAAATCACGCGCCGAATTTTGGCGTTCTTTACCAATTCATGCAAAAACACAGGAAATAAAAGATGAACTGTGA